Below is a window of Bradyrhizobium sp. SZCCHNS1050 DNA.
GAGCGTCGCCACCACCGAAGGCCGCGAGCTGCTCAGCTCCTATATCGAACGGATCGAGCGCATCGTCGAGGAGATCGTGGCGCTCAAGGATGATCAGAGGGTGCTGTTCGCCGAGGCGAAGGCAAAGGGCTTCGACACCAAGGCGATGCGCCGGATCATCAAGCGGCGGCAGAAGGACCAAGGCGAGGTTACCGAGCAGGAGTCGATCGACGGCATCTACATGCATGCGATCGGCATGACGTCGGAGCATCCGCTGCACGCCCAGGTCAAGCGCCTGACGGCTGACGGCATCGGACGCGAGCAGGTAATCGAGGCGCTGCAGCTGCTGATCCCGGTCAATGGCGAGATCATCGCCAGCGTCGGCGGCCACCCGATGCGGCTCTGGCGGACGGCGGACGGCAAGTCGTTTGCCGAGGAGTACGTGCCGCCGCTGTTTCAGGACTTCATGAACAAGCGGAAGGCGTCGTGATGATCCGCGAAACCTTCGACCTTGCCCGGCGACCGGTCGATCTCCATGCCTTCGACCTGATCGACCTCAGCGGCACGCCGTGGCGCCGGATCTGGTTGTCGGTCCGCGACGACATCTCGTGCCTGGTCGACGCCGAGGATTACGAGTGGCTGTCGGAGACGACTTGGAACGTCTCCTGGGGCTCGCGCACGCCGTGGCAAAAATACGCCAAGCGCAATGTCGGGCCTGACCGCGCGACGCTGCGCATGCATCGCGAGATCATGATCAAGGCGGAGCCGCGCTCGGACCGCTTCATGCGGACGCACGTCGTCGACCATATCAACGGTCAGACGCTCGACAACCGCCGTTGCAATCTGCGCTGGCTGACGCACCGCCAGAACT
It encodes the following:
- a CDS encoding DUF2312 domain-containing protein — protein: MSVATTEGRELLSSYIERIERIVEEIVALKDDQRVLFAEAKAKGFDTKAMRRIIKRRQKDQGEVTEQESIDGIYMHAIGMTSEHPLHAQVKRLTADGIGREQVIEALQLLIPVNGEIIASVGGHPMRLWRTADGKSFAEEYVPPLFQDFMNKRKAS
- a CDS encoding HNH endonuclease produces the protein MIRETFDLARRPVDLHAFDLIDLSGTPWRRIWLSVRDDISCLVDAEDYEWLSETTWNVSWGSRTPWQKYAKRNVGPDRATLRMHREIMIKAEPRSDRFMRTHVVDHINGQTLDNRRCNLRWLTHRQNCGNRTPREQIPSLDSIVLRLLADLGHQPELAEVPF